One genomic region from Sulfuriflexus mobilis encodes:
- a CDS encoding sigma-54-dependent transcriptional regulator, translating into MSTAHILVVDDEPDIRNLVQEILIDEGYDVTVAENAAAARAARRARRPDLILLDIWMPDVDGITLLKEWQAEGTGNAPVIMMSGHGTVETAVEATRLGAYDFIEKPLSLAKLLLTAERALEADKLQRENVDMREHLRPVIEPLGKSVCMQQLREQIERVAEHDAGVLITGEPGSGKHQAALYLHSKSNRGKGSFIEVGVASITDEHSAVELFGSERNGKISYGRLEQANGGTLFFDDIADMDLATQGRLVSALDTGSFVRVGGSEAVKIDVRVIAASHHDLQQKVAAGEFRDDLYYQLSVVPVRIPALREHSEDIPELLNHFVDLFVTHDHLPYRSFSVAAQNRLRNYGWPGNIRELQNMVQRVLINGGSSSVELDEIEPMLNEDRLRSQSSMQGVPQVFDLPLREAREQFEKAYLEHRLQEAGGSVGKVAKLAGIERTHLYRKLRALGIDTKKIGSTDG; encoded by the coding sequence ATGAGCACGGCACACATACTTGTTGTTGATGACGAGCCAGACATCAGAAACCTCGTCCAGGAGATCCTCATCGACGAGGGCTATGATGTTACCGTGGCCGAAAATGCCGCTGCCGCCCGGGCGGCGCGTCGCGCCCGCCGCCCGGACTTGATCCTGCTGGACATCTGGATGCCGGATGTCGATGGCATCACCCTTCTCAAGGAATGGCAGGCTGAAGGCACAGGCAATGCCCCAGTGATCATGATGTCCGGGCATGGCACGGTGGAAACCGCCGTGGAGGCGACCCGTCTCGGCGCTTACGATTTTATTGAGAAGCCGCTGTCCCTCGCCAAGTTGCTGTTAACGGCGGAACGGGCCCTGGAGGCCGACAAGCTGCAACGCGAAAACGTCGACATGCGCGAGCACCTGCGTCCCGTGATCGAGCCGTTGGGCAAGAGTGTCTGTATGCAACAGTTACGCGAACAAATAGAGCGCGTCGCCGAGCATGATGCGGGTGTGCTGATTACCGGTGAGCCGGGCAGCGGCAAACACCAGGCCGCCCTCTACCTGCATAGTAAGAGTAACCGCGGAAAAGGATCCTTTATCGAGGTGGGGGTCGCCTCGATAACCGATGAACATTCAGCAGTGGAACTGTTCGGTAGCGAGCGCAACGGCAAGATCAGTTATGGTCGACTTGAACAGGCCAATGGTGGCACACTCTTCTTTGATGACATTGCCGACATGGACCTGGCAACGCAGGGACGCCTGGTCAGCGCCCTCGATACGGGTTCCTTTGTCCGGGTCGGCGGCAGTGAGGCCGTGAAGATCGACGTGCGCGTGATTGCCGCCAGCCATCATGACTTGCAGCAAAAGGTTGCCGCCGGTGAATTTCGCGATGACCTGTATTATCAACTCAGTGTGGTGCCAGTGCGGATCCCGGCCTTGCGCGAACATAGCGAAGATATTCCTGAATTACTCAATCATTTTGTCGACCTGTTTGTGACCCACGATCACCTGCCTTACCGCAGCTTCAGTGTTGCCGCGCAAAACCGCCTGCGTAATTACGGTTGGCCGGGAAATATCCGTGAATTGCAGAATATGGTTCAGCGGGTCTTGATAAATGGTGGCAGCAGTTCGGTGGAGCTGGATGAGATTGAACCGATGCTGAACGAAGATCGTCTGCGCTCGCAGTCAAGCATGCAGGGTGTGCCACAGGTTTTTGATCTGCCCCTGCGTGAGGCGCGTGAGCAGTTCGAGAAGGCCTACCTGGAACATCGCCTGCAGGAGGCCGGCGGCAGCGTTGGCAAGGTGGCGAAACTAGCCGGGATCGAACGCACCCACTTGTATCGCAAACTGCGTGCCCTGGGCATTGATACAAAAAAGATAGGTAGTACAGATGGGTAA
- a CDS encoding sensor histidine kinase, with translation MSLTLLKRLSMGPLSATLLSALLLLSLYLMSGATDDSATFNRQYEILLITNIIGLTLLVIMIGANAYRLYLRYKRGAPGSRLTTRLLTLFIVIAVVPVSIVYYFSLEFLHRGIDSWFDVRIEQALDDSLELSRTSLDNRMRDLLRQMDSLAVELANVSDDTAALALDDMISRSGAREMTLFDGSRIVASSSGSDSMVINPNRPDESILGYIREGKHYVGLDPIRDKGLHIRVVVRVPVASPGFGVRAIQALFPVAERQSELADSVQGAFAKYKELVFLRQPLKFSFTLTLSLVLLLSILSAVWAAFFSARRMVEPISDLAEGTRAVAAGDYSKRLPLPGNDELGFLVQSFNQMTRRIERARNDAQQSRQQAEEQRAYMEGVLAHLSSGVLTLDQQHTLRSNNQAAVQILGVELEQERGQPFAQLAERQPTIRYFVEAITPHLDDETEWREEIILFGRGGRRVVVCRGVRLPATALHEGDSLIVFEDVTTLVQAQRDAAWGEVARRLAHEIKNPLTPIQLSAERLRHKYLKTMDAESAEVLDRSTHTIVQQVEAMKAMVDAFSEYARAPQMKLAALDLNSLINEVLDLYRNEAMPLHIELELDASMPQVEADEGRLRQLLHNLIKNALEAMEAVAAPSLYVTTHCMEESNCRFVEVRLRDTGPGLPADLQNELFEPYVSSKAKGTGLGLAIVKKIVEEHGGMVWAENSEQGGACIVIRLPVLHSDVVKEVHVETNAE, from the coding sequence ATGTCCCTTACGCTCCTGAAACGGCTAAGTATGGGGCCTTTATCGGCCACCCTGCTCTCGGCCCTGCTGTTACTGTCACTATACCTGATGAGTGGTGCCACGGACGACTCGGCCACTTTTAATCGCCAGTACGAGATCCTGCTGATCACCAATATTATCGGTCTCACCCTGCTGGTGATCATGATCGGGGCCAATGCTTATCGCCTGTATTTGCGTTACAAGCGCGGCGCTCCGGGCTCTCGTCTGACAACGCGCCTGTTGACCCTGTTCATCGTTATTGCCGTCGTGCCGGTATCCATTGTGTATTACTTCTCGCTGGAGTTCCTGCATCGCGGTATCGATTCCTGGTTTGATGTGCGTATTGAACAGGCGCTTGACGACTCACTGGAATTGTCACGCACCTCACTGGATAACCGTATGCGTGATTTGCTGCGGCAGATGGATAGTCTGGCCGTGGAGCTGGCCAATGTTTCTGATGATACAGCGGCCCTGGCGCTGGATGACATGATCAGCCGTAGCGGTGCGCGCGAGATGACCTTGTTTGATGGTAGCAGGATCGTGGCATCGAGCAGTGGCAGTGACTCTATGGTGATAAACCCGAATCGTCCTGATGAGTCCATCCTTGGTTATATCCGGGAAGGCAAACACTATGTCGGGCTGGACCCGATTCGCGATAAGGGTTTACACATCCGTGTGGTGGTACGTGTGCCGGTGGCGAGCCCGGGTTTCGGGGTGCGGGCGATACAGGCCCTGTTCCCGGTTGCCGAACGACAAAGTGAACTCGCCGACAGTGTGCAAGGGGCCTTTGCCAAATATAAAGAGCTGGTCTTTCTGCGCCAGCCCCTGAAGTTTTCTTTTACCCTGACCCTGTCACTGGTGCTGTTACTGAGTATCCTGAGTGCGGTGTGGGCAGCGTTTTTCTCGGCACGGCGCATGGTGGAACCGATATCCGACCTGGCTGAAGGGACGCGCGCGGTGGCTGCGGGAGATTACAGCAAGCGCCTGCCATTACCGGGCAATGATGAATTGGGTTTCCTGGTGCAGTCGTTTAACCAGATGACGCGCCGGATTGAGCGGGCACGTAATGACGCCCAGCAAAGCCGGCAACAGGCAGAGGAACAGCGTGCCTATATGGAGGGTGTGCTTGCGCACCTGAGTTCCGGCGTGCTGACCCTGGACCAGCAACATACCCTGCGAAGCAACAACCAGGCCGCCGTCCAGATTTTAGGTGTTGAGCTTGAACAGGAGCGGGGTCAGCCCTTTGCGCAACTTGCCGAGAGACAGCCGACGATCAGGTATTTCGTCGAGGCCATCACCCCGCATCTTGATGATGAAACGGAGTGGCGTGAGGAAATTATCCTGTTTGGCCGGGGCGGGCGCCGGGTAGTGGTTTGTCGTGGTGTGCGCCTGCCGGCCACGGCATTGCATGAGGGTGATAGCCTGATCGTCTTCGAGGATGTCACCACCCTGGTGCAGGCTCAAAGAGACGCGGCCTGGGGCGAAGTGGCGCGACGCCTGGCGCACGAGATCAAAAATCCACTGACGCCTATCCAGCTTTCCGCCGAACGCCTGCGCCATAAGTACCTGAAGACGATGGATGCCGAGTCTGCCGAGGTGCTGGACCGCTCCACGCATACCATCGTCCAGCAGGTCGAGGCCATGAAGGCGATGGTTGATGCCTTCTCAGAATATGCCCGCGCCCCGCAGATGAAACTGGCAGCACTGGACCTGAATTCGCTGATCAATGAGGTCCTTGACCTGTATCGTAACGAGGCAATGCCACTGCACATTGAACTGGAACTCGATGCCTCCATGCCGCAGGTGGAGGCCGACGAGGGGCGTTTGCGTCAGTTATTGCACAACCTGATTAAGAATGCACTCGAGGCCATGGAGGCGGTAGCGGCACCGAGTCTGTATGTGACGACACACTGCATGGAGGAGTCGAATTGTCGCTTTGTTGAAGTGCGACTACGCGATACGGGCCCGGGTTTGCCCGCCGATTTGCAGAATGAACTGTTTGAACCCTATGTTTCCAGCAAGGCCAAGGGTACCGGGCTGGGGCTGGCGATAGTGAAAAAGATCGTTGAAGAACATGGTGGCATGGTCTGGGCAGAAAACAGCGAACAGGGCGGTGCCTGCATTGTCATCCGTTTACCAGTACTGCATAGTGATGTCGTAAAAGAAGTGCATGTTGAAACGAATGCTGAATAA
- a CDS encoding DUF4390 domain-containing protein, protein MTIDRKQPGLTLLLVSLCLGILGLSAVAVQAAEFTVRDARTHQVDGVYQLEADIRYQFSDPVHEALANGVPITIRLQVEIEQRRNYLWNKSITSLQQVYTLEYHALSEQYLVRNVSRGQQQNFRSLNTALLTMGEIRALPILDERLLTGKPSTYQVRLRSEIDLNALPAPLRPVAWLSSDWKIRSEWFVCPLRS, encoded by the coding sequence ATGACGATTGATAGAAAACAGCCGGGTTTGACCTTGTTACTCGTGTCCCTGTGCCTGGGCATACTCGGGTTATCTGCCGTCGCCGTGCAGGCGGCCGAATTTACCGTGCGGGATGCCCGGACACATCAGGTGGACGGGGTTTATCAACTGGAGGCCGATATCCGTTACCAGTTCAGTGACCCGGTACACGAGGCGTTGGCAAACGGCGTGCCGATCACGATCCGTTTGCAGGTCGAGATCGAACAGCGACGCAATTATCTCTGGAATAAATCGATTACAAGCCTGCAACAGGTCTATACCCTGGAGTATCACGCACTGAGTGAGCAGTACCTGGTCAGAAATGTGAGTCGTGGCCAGCAACAAAATTTTCGTTCCCTGAATACCGCGCTGCTGACCATGGGTGAGATCCGCGCCTTGCCGATTCTGGATGAGCGTCTGCTGACGGGAAAACCGTCCACCTATCAGGTGCGCCTGCGCAGCGAGATCGACCTCAATGCCCTGCCAGCCCCATTGCGCCCGGTGGCCTGGTTGAGCAGTGACTGGAAAATTCGTAGCGAGTGGTTTGTATGTCCCTTACGCTCCTGA
- the rsmB gene encoding 16S rRNA (cytosine(967)-C(5))-methyltransferase RsmB, whose amino-acid sequence MSKAKPAAENTRAEAARILARVIGDGQSLTAVLDRQPDNKGDRGGDEGRDTALLRELCYGVMRHVFSLSALTERLLSKSLKAKDSDVRCLIMVGLYQLIHLRVPDHAAINETVAATKGLQKPWARGLVNALLRRYQRESKHLLQAVSASPESRYEHPGWLLERLQADWPQDWQTIVAANNARAPMSLRVNVARGQREDYLDELKAAAIEAAPIPACAEGLQLLAPLAVEALPGFAEGRVSVQDGAAQLAAALLEPQPGQRILDACAAPGGKTGHILERVAAQGGEAELVALDNDERRMGRVAETLDRLELSAELRVADAADVAAWGEGEVFDRILLDAPCSATGVIRRHPDIKWLRRDTDIEALVRTQAGLLDALWPLLRPGGRLVYATCSVLKAENVGQMLAFLSRQPAARERVIEAEWGQAQTVGRQILPGEADRDGFYYAVLEKQA is encoded by the coding sequence ATGTCGAAGGCTAAGCCGGCTGCAGAAAATACCCGCGCCGAGGCGGCGCGAATTCTGGCCAGGGTGATCGGTGACGGCCAGTCCCTGACCGCCGTCCTCGATCGACAGCCAGATAATAAGGGGGATAGGGGGGGCGATGAGGGCCGCGATACCGCCTTGTTGCGCGAGCTCTGTTACGGGGTGATGCGCCATGTCTTTTCCCTCTCGGCACTGACTGAACGTCTCCTTAGCAAATCGCTGAAGGCGAAAGACAGCGACGTCCGTTGCCTGATCATGGTCGGCCTCTACCAGCTGATTCACCTGCGCGTGCCCGATCATGCCGCCATTAATGAGACAGTGGCCGCGACCAAGGGCCTGCAAAAACCCTGGGCCAGGGGCCTTGTTAATGCCTTGTTAAGAAGGTATCAGAGAGAAAGTAAACACTTACTTCAGGCTGTTTCCGCGTCGCCGGAGAGCCGTTATGAACACCCTGGCTGGTTACTCGAACGCCTGCAGGCGGACTGGCCACAAGACTGGCAGACGATCGTCGCGGCGAATAATGCCCGCGCGCCGATGAGCCTGCGTGTGAATGTGGCGCGCGGACAGCGTGAGGACTACCTGGATGAATTGAAGGCCGCCGCTATCGAGGCGGCCCCCATCCCGGCGTGCGCCGAGGGCCTGCAATTGCTGGCACCGCTGGCCGTCGAGGCCCTGCCCGGCTTTGCCGAGGGCCGTGTCTCGGTGCAGGATGGTGCCGCGCAGCTGGCGGCGGCCCTGCTGGAGCCGCAACCAGGACAGCGCATACTGGATGCCTGCGCCGCACCGGGTGGCAAGACCGGACACATCCTTGAGCGGGTCGCCGCACAGGGCGGTGAGGCGGAGCTGGTGGCGCTGGACAATGATGAACGCCGTATGGGCAGGGTGGCAGAGACCCTCGATCGTCTCGAGCTGAGTGCTGAGCTGCGCGTCGCCGATGCGGCAGACGTGGCGGCCTGGGGTGAGGGTGAGGTGTTTGACCGTATCCTGCTCGATGCGCCCTGCAGTGCCACGGGGGTGATCCGCCGCCACCCGGACATAAAGTGGCTGCGGCGTGATACGGATATCGAGGCCCTGGTCCGCACGCAGGCCGGCCTGTTGGACGCACTCTGGCCGCTACTCAGACCGGGCGGTCGCCTAGTCTATGCGACCTGCTCGGTACTCAAGGCCGAAAACGTCGGACAAATGCTGGCCTTCCTGTCTCGCCAGCCGGCGGCGCGGGAAAGGGTCATCGAGGCCGAATGGGGACAGGCGCAGACGGTCGGTCGCCAGATACTCCCGGGCGAGGCCGACCGGGATGGGTTTTACTATGCCGTGTTGGAAAAACAGGCCTGA
- the fmt gene encoding methionyl-tRNA formyltransferase encodes MEALNIVFAGTPDFAVPSLQALLDSPHHVKAVYTQPDRPAGRGRKLSPGPVKQCALDHGLPVEQPLSLKDPTEQAKLAAYQPDIMVVVAYGMILPAAILAIPRLGCINVHASLLPRWRGAAPIQRAILAGDAQTGVTIMQMAEGLDTGDMLARVSVAIGVNETAAELHDRLAPLGNRALLEVIGALAASTAQPEVQDDALSNYAVKLSKSEAPLDWRRPAGELHRQVCAFNPYPVAQATLDGDILRIWRSEISATHSDAKPGTVIAAGGDGIEVATGDGVLRLTEVQAAGKRRMSAADFVNARPTLRNDADGGVCFDVEG; translated from the coding sequence ATGGAAGCACTGAATATTGTTTTTGCCGGCACGCCGGATTTTGCCGTGCCGAGCCTGCAGGCCCTGCTGGATTCCCCGCACCATGTAAAGGCCGTTTATACCCAACCGGACCGTCCCGCCGGGCGGGGTCGCAAGTTGAGCCCTGGCCCGGTCAAGCAGTGCGCCCTTGATCACGGGCTACCGGTCGAGCAGCCCCTGAGCCTGAAAGACCCGACGGAGCAGGCCAAGCTGGCTGCTTACCAGCCGGATATTATGGTCGTGGTTGCCTACGGCATGATCCTGCCAGCGGCGATATTGGCCATTCCCCGGCTGGGTTGTATCAACGTACACGCCTCGTTATTACCCCGCTGGCGTGGGGCGGCACCGATCCAGCGCGCCATTCTCGCCGGGGACGCACAGACCGGCGTGACCATTATGCAGATGGCCGAGGGCCTGGATACCGGCGATATGCTGGCCAGGGTCAGCGTTGCTATCGGTGTTAACGAGACGGCTGCCGAGCTGCACGATCGGCTCGCCCCACTCGGCAACCGGGCCCTGCTCGAGGTCATCGGAGCCCTTGCCGCCAGCACGGCACAGCCCGAGGTGCAGGATGACGCACTCAGCAATTATGCCGTCAAGCTCAGCAAGTCCGAGGCCCCGCTGGACTGGCGACGCCCGGCCGGCGAACTACACCGGCAGGTCTGCGCCTTTAATCCCTACCCGGTAGCACAGGCCACGCTGGACGGTGACATCTTGCGAATCTGGCGCAGTGAGATCAGTGCGACACATAGCGATGCCAAGCCGGGCACGGTGATAGCCGCCGGTGGCGATGGCATCGAGGTGGCGACCGGCGATGGGGTATTGCGCCTGACGGAGGTACAGGCCGCCGGCAAGCGCCGTATGAGTGCAGCGGATTTTGTCAATGCACGACCGACGCTGCGTAACGATGCCGACGGTGGGGTGTGCTTCGATGTCGAAGGCTAA
- the def gene encoding peptide deformylase, whose product MAKLNILKYPDPRLRTVAKPIAAVTDQHRQQLDDMLETMYGAPGIGLAATQVDIHERMLVIDISEEKNKPQVFINPEIIARDGAEVMEEGCLSVPGIYEKVERAERITVHALDRDGAAFELEADGLLAVCIQHEIDHLDGKVFVDYLSPLKQQRIGKKLEKVYKYDADHVSL is encoded by the coding sequence ATGGCCAAACTAAACATACTCAAATACCCGGATCCACGTCTGCGCACGGTGGCGAAGCCCATCGCCGCCGTTACCGATCAGCATCGCCAGCAACTCGACGATATGCTCGAGACCATGTATGGGGCACCCGGGATCGGCCTGGCGGCGACCCAGGTTGACATCCATGAGCGCATGTTAGTAATTGATATTTCTGAGGAAAAAAATAAGCCCCAGGTATTTATTAACCCCGAGATCATCGCCCGTGACGGGGCCGAGGTCATGGAAGAGGGTTGCCTGTCGGTTCCGGGCATTTACGAAAAGGTCGAACGCGCCGAGCGCATTACGGTGCACGCCCTGGATAGGGACGGTGCGGCCTTTGAGCTTGAGGCCGATGGCCTGCTCGCCGTGTGTATCCAGCATGAGATCGACCACCTCGATGGCAAGGTCTTTGTCGACTATCTCTCGCCCCTGAAACAGCAGCGCATCGGTAAAAAACTCGAAAAGGTCTATAAATACGACGCGGACCACGTCTCCCTGTAG
- a CDS encoding LysM peptidoglycan-binding domain-containing protein: protein MLARKFFAFVFVCLVSATLLAAPPVLNTSHPDKYVVVKGDTLWDISARFLRDPWRWPDVWQANPQVKNPHLIYPGDVISLSYDANGKPVLRIQRGRQTVKLSPGIRATKLDRAIPTIPLDAIRQFLSRPLVLTQKEIDAAAYVVASAGEHVVAGAGDRVYVRGIKGDTQSKFSLFQPGKPYRNPGADKDDILGIEAIYVGEGTAQAFGDPTTLLLTSTEREARSGDRVMPFDENEISEHFMPHAPRTKVEGGAIIGVVDGVSQIGQHQIVVLNKGTQDKMDIGTVLAVYRSGETIHDLVTTENRDDTVTLPDERAGTLMVFRSFDRVSYALVMEATRAMHIYDAVRNPPEL from the coding sequence ATGTTAGCCAGAAAATTTTTCGCATTCGTCTTCGTCTGCCTGGTGAGTGCCACGCTGCTTGCCGCGCCGCCGGTACTAAACACCTCACACCCGGACAAGTACGTTGTCGTCAAGGGCGATACCCTCTGGGACATCTCGGCGCGCTTCCTGCGCGACCCCTGGCGCTGGCCGGATGTCTGGCAGGCCAACCCGCAGGTTAAGAACCCGCACCTGATCTATCCTGGTGATGTCATCAGTCTCAGCTACGACGCCAACGGCAAACCGGTGCTGCGTATCCAGCGGGGACGTCAGACCGTAAAACTCTCACCCGGCATACGTGCCACCAAGCTGGACCGGGCCATCCCAACCATCCCGCTCGATGCGATCCGCCAGTTCCTGTCGCGACCCCTGGTGCTTACACAGAAAGAGATCGATGCAGCCGCCTACGTAGTGGCAAGTGCCGGTGAACATGTCGTTGCCGGTGCCGGCGACCGCGTTTATGTCCGTGGCATCAAGGGTGATACACAAAGCAAGTTCAGCCTCTTCCAGCCAGGCAAACCTTACCGCAATCCGGGTGCCGACAAGGATGATATCCTCGGTATCGAGGCGATTTATGTTGGCGAGGGTACCGCGCAGGCCTTTGGTGACCCGACCACCCTGTTGCTGACCAGCACCGAGCGTGAAGCGCGCAGTGGCGACCGTGTCATGCCCTTCGATGAAAATGAAATTAGTGAACACTTCATGCCACATGCCCCGCGGACGAAGGTTGAAGGCGGCGCCATTATCGGTGTCGTCGATGGCGTCAGCCAGATCGGCCAGCACCAGATCGTCGTACTGAACAAGGGCACACAGGACAAAATGGACATCGGTACGGTACTGGCCGTGTATCGCAGCGGTGAAACCATTCATGACCTGGTTACTACCGAGAATCGTGACGATACCGTCACCTTGCCGGACGAAAGGGCCGGTACCCTGATGGTATTCCGCAGCTTTGACCGCGTCAGCTATGCCCTGGTCATGGAGGCGACACGCGCCATGCACATTTATGACGCCGTCCGCAATCCGCCTGAATTATAA
- the dprA gene encoding DNA-processing protein DprA codes for MDTITDNAYSPPGRPRHEGLHDWLVLLHAPRLGPRGLLKLLEHYGSPQAICEAHLELAPSLRDYLQAPDMAAVEADLAWLEAREGRHILCIDSPLYPPLLRTLSDPPTLLFVAGDPACLSQPQLAIVGSRNPTAGGTDHARAFAADLAQAGLVITSGLALGIDAAAHQGALAAGGQTVAVTGNGLDSIYPARNKALAGEIAQHGAIVSEFPPGTPPLAANFPRRNRIISGLSVGTLVIEAALRSGSLITARLATEQGREVFALPGSVHNPMAKGCHRLIRDGATLVETSADIMAELGSLLGALGEGGNEQGTEDAGGAQNHPLFPHLGHDPVDIDTLVERSGLTAEQVSAMLLALELHGSIEALPGGRYCRS; via the coding sequence ATGGATACAATCACCGACAACGCCTACTCGCCCCCCGGCCGGCCCCGCCATGAAGGCCTGCACGACTGGCTGGTCTTGTTGCATGCCCCCCGCCTGGGTCCACGTGGCCTGTTAAAACTGCTCGAACACTACGGCAGCCCGCAGGCCATCTGCGAGGCTCACCTTGAACTCGCCCCCTCTCTACGTGATTACCTGCAGGCCCCCGACATGGCCGCCGTGGAGGCCGACCTGGCCTGGCTGGAGGCGCGTGAGGGCAGGCATATCCTTTGTATCGACTCGCCGCTGTACCCGCCACTCTTACGTACCCTCAGCGACCCGCCAACCCTGTTATTCGTGGCGGGTGACCCGGCCTGCCTGAGCCAACCACAGCTGGCCATTGTCGGCAGCCGCAACCCGACCGCAGGTGGCACGGATCACGCCCGGGCCTTTGCCGCAGACCTGGCCCAGGCCGGGCTGGTGATCACCAGCGGTCTGGCACTCGGTATTGATGCCGCCGCCCACCAGGGGGCACTGGCCGCAGGCGGGCAGACCGTGGCCGTCACCGGCAACGGCCTGGATAGCATTTACCCGGCTCGCAACAAGGCTTTGGCCGGTGAGATCGCCCAACATGGCGCCATTGTCTCCGAGTTCCCGCCCGGCACCCCGCCACTGGCCGCCAACTTCCCGCGCCGTAACCGTATTATTAGTGGCCTGAGTGTCGGCACACTGGTCATCGAGGCCGCCCTGCGCAGTGGCTCACTGATCACCGCGCGTCTGGCTACCGAGCAGGGGCGAGAGGTCTTTGCCCTGCCTGGTTCCGTGCATAACCCAATGGCCAAGGGCTGTCACCGCCTGATCCGCGATGGCGCGACCCTGGTCGAGACCTCGGCCGATATCATGGCTGAGCTCGGCAGCCTGCTCGGCGCCCTTGGCGAGGGTGGCAATGAGCAGGGCACCGAGGACGCCGGGGGGGCACAAAACCACCCCTTATTCCCGCATTTGGGTCACGATCCGGTCGATATTGACACCCTGGTTGAGCGGAGTGGATTGACGGCGGAGCAAGTTTCAGCGATGCTGTTGGCACTGGAATTACATGGCAGTATAGAGGCGCTACCGGGAGGCCGGTATTGCCGCAGCTGA
- a CDS encoding DUF494 family protein: MKENVLDVLVYLFENYMADDIDPPEDHESLQTELRQAGFGQGEISKAFDWLEGLTALQGSDKLQKLKHPTALRIYTDEEMDRIDVECRGLLMYLEEAGVLDQHSRELVIDRIMALDAEEVDSDVVKWVVLMVLFNQPGQEAAYAWMEDFVFEENFGQLH, translated from the coding sequence ATGAAAGAAAACGTACTCGACGTCCTCGTCTACCTGTTTGAGAACTACATGGCAGACGATATCGACCCTCCTGAGGATCATGAATCCCTGCAGACTGAATTACGCCAGGCCGGTTTTGGCCAGGGCGAGATCAGTAAGGCCTTCGACTGGCTGGAGGGTCTGACCGCCCTGCAGGGCAGTGACAAGCTGCAGAAACTGAAACACCCGACAGCCCTGCGCATCTACACCGATGAGGAGATGGATCGCATCGATGTCGAGTGCCGCGGCCTGCTCATGTATCTGGAAGAGGCCGGCGTACTCGATCAACACAGTCGTGAACTGGTCATTGACCGCATCATGGCGCTCGACGCCGAGGAGGTCGACAGCGACGTCGTCAAGTGGGTGGTGCTCATGGTGCTATTCAACCAGCCCGGACAAGAGGCCGCCTACGCCTGGATGGAAGACTTCGTTTTTGAGGAAAACTTCGGCCAACTGCACTAA